One genomic region from Antedon mediterranea chromosome 3, ecAntMedi1.1, whole genome shotgun sequence encodes:
- the LOC140043779 gene encoding uncharacterized protein, producing MELSEKTIQHFSSISEKNTLSPTEKDVMIFLKEQQEDSYRYINLMEAAVFGEQYKVDIADVFTDLELLQSTKQRHVDHATRMQESKRTHLKDVLKVIKSKRSCKVLITGKGGMGKTTLLRYIAYNWASNKDDTFSDKILFLINIRDLQAGKTIIDTIVDQVNLQVFSSFMNTKSPKELIQQFLIKQGDKLVVLLDGLDEIKQGVEVPISLFISRNFKTTTLITSRPENITKFVEACDVHIEVNGFSKESQRQYIGKYFVNNEDPNKGKMLCSELTHNSHKENSIVELCSSPLLLLMICSIWEEFGKLSKHLSDLFKELICCTLNQFILKENRAVDKPRIENVERIPVEYKKAILALGQCIYEGLKTNKLIIDKYKFTCMVEKRPIVDLALRIGFVYKKQPVSKRDRKEIFAPPHKLLSDALAGFYLADKCQSGDLNEEECEMIMFNDYLHTTIVFTIGFLGADAGRFMKHWLKVKASNYYSLAKYFRYVKAEHRNSVLKELDKEISRDKILRETCSEMTESFRSVLRIGSVGKLKATLKKTDEHLVQLMSKYLKYVDDQSNCYDRIENTLSMIMTTRATKSTADFCAMLVHIYIIVHGLMRDRHMLCRYGNEKRIFELHSLVDDSALDTLSAVMENFQFHYSFHNVTVAKSVTPKF from the exons ATGGAATTGAGTGAAAAAACAATACAGCATTTCTCTTCTATCTCTGAAAAAAACACACTGTCACCAACAGAAAAGG ACGTTATGATATTTCTGAAAGAACAACAAGAAGATTCGTATAGATATATAAACCTAATGGAAGCAGCAGTTTTTGGTGAACAATACAAAGTTGATATTGCAGATGTATTCACAGATCTAGAGTTACTTCAATCTACAAAACAAAGACATGTCGACCATGCAACAAGGATGCAAGAATCTAAACGTACACATTTGAAAGATGTTTTGAAGGTTATCAAATCTAAACGTTCATGTAAAGTTCTTATAACAGGTAAAGGGGGGATGGGAAAGACAACCCTTCTCAGATATATTGCTTATAACTGGGCTAGCAATAAAGATGATACCTTTTCtgataaaatattgtttctaaTAAATATCAGAGATTTACAGGCTGGAAAGACAATCATAGACACGATTGTTGATCAAGTAAACCTTCAGGTTTTCAGTTCGTTTATGAATACAAAATCTCCAAAAGAATTAATTCAACAATTTTTGATCAAACAGGGGGATAAATTAGTTGTACTATTAGATGGATTAGATGAGATAAAGCAAGGTGTTGAAGTTCCAATAAGCTTATTTATAAGTAGGAATTTTAAAACTACAACATTAATAACATCACGACCGGAGAATATTACTAAATTTGTTGAAGCGTGTGATGTGCACATTGAAGTAAATGGATTTAGTAAAGAAAGTCAGAGGCAATACATTGGGAAATACTTTGTCAATAATGAGGATCCCAATAAAGGGAAAATGTTATGTAGTGAATTAACACATAATTCACACAAAGAGAATTCAATAGTTGAACTGTGTTCCTCGCCACTTTTACTGCTCATGATTTGTAGTATATGGGAAGAGTTCGGCAAGCTTTCTAAACACTTGTCAGATCTTTTCAAAGAATTAATTTGTTGCACTTTAAATCAGTTTATATTGAAAGAAAATAGGGCGGTAGACAAACCTAGAATTGAAAATGTTGAGAGAATTCCAGTTGAATATAAAAAAGCAATATTGGCATTAGGCCAATGTATATATGAAGGACTAAAGACAAATAAACTGATAATTGACAAGTATAAATTCACATGTATGGTTGAGAAAAGACCAATAGTAGACTTGGCACTTAGAATtggatttgtttacaaaaagcAACCTGTTTCTAAAAGAGATAGAAAGGAGATTTTTGCTCCTCCACACAAGCTACTTTCAGATGCATTAGCAGGGTTTTACCTTGCTGATAAGTGCCAGTCAGGTGATTTGAATGAGGAAGAGTGTGAAATGATAATGTTTAATGACTATTTGCATACGACAATCGTATTCACTATAGGATTCTTAGGTGCTGATGCTGGTAGATTTATGAAACATTGGTTGAAAGTAAAAGCTTCAAACTATTACTCACTAGCAAAGTACTTTAGATATGTAAAGGCAGAACACAGAAATTCAGTATTAAAAGAATTAGATAAAGAGATATCGAGGGACAAAATACTGAGAGAAACATGCTCAGAAATGACAGAGTCATTTAGAAGTGTTCTAAGAATTGGCTCTGTGGGTAAGCTAAAAGCAACACTTAAAAAGACAGATGAACATTTAGTGCAACTTATGAGCAAATATCTAAAATATGTAGATGATCAAAGCAATTGTTATGACAGAATTGAAAATACGCTATCAATGATTATGACAACAAGAGCAACTAAATCGACAGCAGATTTTTGTGCTATGCTAGTTCATATCTATATAATCGTACATGGACTAATGCGTGATAGACACATGCTTTGCAGATATGGCAATGAAAAACGAATATTTGAATTGCATTCATTGGTAGACGACAGTGCACTTGATACCCTTTCAGCTGTAATGGAAAATTTTCAATTTCACTACAGCTTTCATAATGTTACAGTTGCAAAATCAGTGACTCCCAAATTCTAG